The following DNA comes from Hahella chejuensis KCTC 2396.
GGGACAGAATGTCCTTTTTCAGCTCGGCCGAGAAGTAGATAAGCACGTTGCGGCAGAAAATCACGTCAAACTTTCCTAGTAATGAGTATGAGTCAAGCAGGTTCAGCGACCGAAACTCTACGCAACGAGCCACCTCCGGCTTGATTTTCCAAGAGCCGTTCGGCGTCTTGGTGAAGTAACTGGCCATGCGCTCCTTGGAGAGCCCTCGGCCGATGGCCAGCATTTCGTACTCGCCCTTACGCGCGGCGCTGAGCACGCTGGCGGATAAGTCCGTCGCCACGATGCTGAGGGTGGCGCGCATGCCGCCCAGGTTTTTACGACGGTATTCATCCGTCACCATGGAGATGGAATAGGGCTCCTGCCCTGTTGAGCATGCCGCCGACCAAATACGAATTTGAGTGACGCCTTTGTTGGCGCTCAGCTCTGGAAGTATTTTTTCTTCCAGAATCCGGAATGGATGAACATCCCTGAACCACAGGGTTTCATTAGTGGTCATGGCGTCGACCACCGCTTCCCGCAAGGGTGAGCGCATGGATCGACTCATTTTGTCGACCAGCTCGCCCACGGTCTCAATCTTTTCATCCGCCATGATTCGTCGCAGGCGGCTTTGTACTAAGTATTGCTTATTATCCCCTAGTACAATGCCGCATGCTTTTTGGAGGAAATCCCGAAACTTATCGTAGTCTGCGTTATTAACCAGAAAAAATCCTGCCCTGACCGGTTATGCGCCAAGCGCGTCGACAGCTGAAAGTAATTACGCCAGCCGGTGTTATTGTCTTCTTTCTTCTATGGTTTTCAGCACGGATGTCACTCGCTGCGCCAGCTCATCGGGGTTGAATTTGGCCATAAAATCATCTGCGCCGACCTTCGCCACCATCGCCTTGTTAAAAACACCGCTTAATGACGTGTGCAACATGATGTACAAGTCCTTCAAGGAGGGATCATTTTTACAGTTGGTAGTCAGTGTGTAGCCATCCATTTCCGGCATCTCCACATCTGAAATCATCAGACTGAGATGGTCGTCGATACGGCTACCGTCGGCGACCAGCGAGCGAAGATAGTCGAGGGCCTGGCGGCCGTCATTTTTAGTGACCACCTCCACGCCTACCGCATCCATACAATGAACGATCTGGCGCCGCGCGACAGTGGAATCATCCACTACCAGCACTTTGTGCTCTATTGCTTTGGCCGCCAGTTCCTTATCGATGAATTCATCCGCGACGGTATCCCGTGTCGGAGAGACTTCGGCGAGAATCTTCTCCACATCAATGACTTCAATCAGCTTGTTTTCCAGGCGAGTCACCGCCGTCAAATAATTGTCTTTGCCCGCCCCTTTTGGCGGCGGATGCATATCTTCCCAATTCATATTGACGATACGCTCCACCCCGGATACGAGAAAGCCCTGCGTTTTGCGATTGTATTCCGTGATGATGACGAAGCAGTTATTGACGTCTTTCTCGGGAACAGGCATTTGACCTGTGGCCATTCCCATGTCGAGTATAGGGATGGTTTCACCACGAATATGGGCCACTCCCCTGACCACAGGATGTCGTTTAGGCATCATTGTCAGCTTCGGGCATTGCAGGACTTCCTTAACCTTGAAAACGTTGATTCCGTAAATCTGCTCACCCTGCAGCCGAAACAGGAGCAACTCCAGGCGGTTCTGTCCGACTAACTGAGTACGTTGGTTTACGCTGTCTAATACCCCGGCCATAAAGGGCGCTCCGCTGTTTGTTGTAGATTACCGAACTATCGGATCGGGGCGCTGACGAGATGGCGCCCCGCATGAGCTCGCCAGCCCGGCACAGACTTTGCGTGCCTTGTCGCACACCGTCATTTTATTGGCGACGCGCAAGCGGCTACCCGGTAGCTAAGTAAAGCATAGGACAAAAAATGAAAATACGCATAACCGGCTTGATGTATATCGGCATTCTCGTTTTTTCAGCCCCGGCCTTATGCAATTCCATTCCGGTCTGGCGGCAACAAACTTCCGTTGCAGTAGAAGAGTTTATGATGCGATTTGCCGCGGCGGCGGCTGAACAGCTTCAGGAGCGGGTTGTCTATGAGGTTTCCGAGCCTGACTCCCGTCTTAACTTCTCTCCCTGCGAGCAAACGCCGGCCGTCAGGGAAGCCAGCTCCAATGGCGGTCGACTGACGCTGAAGGTAAGCTGCGAGTCCCCCAGCCCGTGGCAGATATACGTGCCCGTGCAAATGGAGCGGTACAGACAAATCGTGACAATAAAATCCGCCGTGCCGCGGGATTACGCCCTGGCGCCGGAAGACCTGGAAACCAAAGAGTTGAATATCATCGACTTACGCTACGGTTTCTATACGAACGCAGAGGATGTGGTCGGCATGATCACGCGTCGCCCCGTCAACGCAGGTTCCGCGCCCTATCCAAATATGCTGGAAGCGCCTAAACTTATTAATAAAGGCGACATGGTGGTGATAGAAGCGGCCACCCACCACTTCAGCGTGAAAATGCCGGGGGTCGCCATGGCGGATGGCAGACGCGGCCAACAGATTATGGTCAAGAATAGCTCCAGTAACCGTATGGTGCGTGCGGAAGTCATAGGTTCAGGTCACGTCAGAACGCCCTTGTGACCATACAGGCTGCACTGCTTCCGGTAGCATGGCGGCGTTGACAAAATAATTCTAAAAATCTCGCTAAAGTTTCTCCGCATTGAGCCGATAAATTAGGTAATTAAAGTTTTTAAGAGAGTAAGGCCATGAATATCAAGGGTGTCGGTTCACCTCCCGTGAACGATATCAAGTCCCGGGAAAATCTGCAGAAGACTGAGAAAGTCGATGTGGATGCCGGGAAAAATGCGGCGGCTCCCGAAAAAAGCGGAGATTCCGGGGACAAAGTCGTCCTCAGCTCGCAGGCTCAGAACATCAGGAAAGTCGAACAGCAACTGGCGAAATTACCCGACGTGGATAACGAACGGGTGGAGAAGATCAAGAAAGCGCTGGCCGACGGGTCCTACCAGATCAATTCACGCAGTGTGGCAGAGAAATTGCTTAATTTTGAGCAAGACTTCTGATAACACTGTGAGGGCGCCATGTCCGCCGATCTGAAAGTATTTATTGATCTGCTTAAACAGGATCTACAAACTCTCTCTCAACTTGAAGATGTGCTGCAGCAGGAACGCGACTCTCTGGAGCAAAGCGATATTGAAACGCTGCAGCGCATCATCGAAAGCAAACTCCCCCTCCTGCAACAAATTGAAAGCCACGCGCGCGCTCGCATGCAGTGGGTCAGCCAAACCGGCCTGTCTATAGACCGCTTTCTCTCTCTGCTGAAGGAAAAAGCGCCTCCTGTAATGAAGCTGTACCGACAGTGCGAAAGCTGCCTCGCCAACATACACAAGCTGAATGAGGTCAATGGACGCATTATCGCCCGTTCACAGCAGCGCACGACCAAGATGATGCAGATTATTCGCGGCCAATCCCAACACATGCAGTTGTATGGCAAGAACGGCGCAGAGAAAAGCGTTGGCGAAGGCCAGGCCATCGCACAGGCGTAGCTTTTCGGACGCAAAAAAGGCCGCAAACGGCGCGGCCTGAAACAACATCGTCCAAGGGAAAGGTCCGCAACTGGCGGAGCGCTCTAACTACCTCGCCCGCCGTGCGGAGGAACCGTCAACTCAGTAGGGTTTCACCACGATATACGAGTTATCGCTGAACTCGATCCCTTCCAAATGAATACTGCCCATGGTGGGACCATCCGCCGATACCCCCATCGGCCGAATATTGTTGAAACTGACCCGCTCGATATGATTCGGAAGCGTCACGTTCATGCCGCCGTCTTCATTAAACAACGGTTTGATGCGGGAGGGATCGATTTGCACGCCAACCACTTCAACTTCAGCGTCTAAAACGTTGGTGATTGGAAGTAATAATTTTCCGAGTGATCCCAGTACCTGAACCCCGTCCAGCCCAGGCAATTCATCAGGATTATCGGAGTTCTGACCTTCCAGTTGGGCCTTCGCAGCCATGTTGTAAAATTGCTGGAACTCTTCAGTGAAGCCTTGAGCGCCGACATTGCTCATCTCACTCTCATCCAGCGCCTGCAGCCCCGACATATTTTGATA
Coding sequences within:
- a CDS encoding CheR family methyltransferase, which translates into the protein MVNNADYDKFRDFLQKACGIVLGDNKQYLVQSRLRRIMADEKIETVGELVDKMSRSMRSPLREAVVDAMTTNETLWFRDVHPFRILEEKILPELSANKGVTQIRIWSAACSTGQEPYSISMVTDEYRRKNLGGMRATLSIVATDLSASVLSAARKGEYEMLAIGRGLSKERMASYFTKTPNGSWKIKPEVARCVEFRSLNLLDSYSLLGKFDVIFCRNVLIYFSAELKKDILSRMHSALKPGGYLILGASESLGNLPDKFEMVHCSPGIIYRAK
- a CDS encoding chemotaxis protein CheV produces the protein MAGVLDSVNQRTQLVGQNRLELLLFRLQGEQIYGINVFKVKEVLQCPKLTMMPKRHPVVRGVAHIRGETIPILDMGMATGQMPVPEKDVNNCFVIITEYNRKTQGFLVSGVERIVNMNWEDMHPPPKGAGKDNYLTAVTRLENKLIEVIDVEKILAEVSPTRDTVADEFIDKELAAKAIEHKVLVVDDSTVARRQIVHCMDAVGVEVVTKNDGRQALDYLRSLVADGSRIDDHLSLMISDVEMPEMDGYTLTTNCKNDPSLKDLYIMLHTSLSGVFNKAMVAKVGADDFMAKFNPDELAQRVTSVLKTIEERRQ
- a CDS encoding flagella synthesis protein FlgN produces the protein MSADLKVFIDLLKQDLQTLSQLEDVLQQERDSLEQSDIETLQRIIESKLPLLQQIESHARARMQWVSQTGLSIDRFLSLLKEKAPPVMKLYRQCESCLANIHKLNEVNGRIIARSQQRTTKMMQIIRGQSQHMQLYGKNGAEKSVGEGQAIAQA
- the flgA gene encoding flagellar basal body P-ring formation chaperone FlgA, which codes for MMRFAAAAAEQLQERVVYEVSEPDSRLNFSPCEQTPAVREASSNGGRLTLKVSCESPSPWQIYVPVQMERYRQIVTIKSAVPRDYALAPEDLETKELNIIDLRYGFYTNAEDVVGMITRRPVNAGSAPYPNMLEAPKLINKGDMVVIEAATHHFSVKMPGVAMADGRRGQQIMVKNSSSNRMVRAEVIGSGHVRTPL
- the flgM gene encoding flagellar biosynthesis anti-sigma factor FlgM; its protein translation is MNIKGVGSPPVNDIKSRENLQKTEKVDVDAGKNAAAPEKSGDSGDKVVLSSQAQNIRKVEQQLAKLPDVDNERVEKIKKALADGSYQINSRSVAEKLLNFEQDF